A window of Fibrobacter sp. UWB11 contains these coding sequences:
- a CDS encoding ATP-binding cassette domain-containing protein → MPILSAQNILLRFGGPPLLDNVSFDIEAGDRICLVGRNGEGKSTLLKVLTGEMETNSGEIVKKTGLKVSRMIQEIPAHLDGTVRDIVMGRVSVVSGGSVISKKILDDGAHNATAEAILGKTGIDADAPYDSLSGGQKRRVLFARAVAEDPDLLLLDEPTNHLDIPAIQWLEGIVTRLSCAVMFVSHDRAFVRRTATRIFELDRGRVRSWDFPYDKFVQFRDQALAEEEKANALFDKKLAEEEVWIRKGIQARRTRNEGRVRALIKMREERAARRSRTGNVNMQITEADRSGRLVARLKNVSYSYDGSPLISDLSTEISRGDRIGIVGPNGSGKTTLLRLILGELQPESGEVRLGSNLHIAYFDQMRTRLREDKSLIENIGDGQAYITLNGVKRHVLSYLQDFLFSADRARGPISALSGGERNRLLLACLFSHPSNVLVLDEPTNDLDMETLDLLAELLADYNGTVLTVSHDRAFLDSVATGILAIEDGGHVFEAVGGYSDYEANKKIRDKEAANAARIAAEKEAEKQARSNAGAGAASAAPAPAKKKKRSYNEEREYAALPEKIEKLEKEIADFQLELSKPEVYTNATLIVELQKKIADDEALLEQAYERFEILDNLG, encoded by the coding sequence ATGCCCATTTTGTCTGCTCAGAATATTTTGCTCCGTTTTGGCGGTCCGCCGCTTTTGGATAATGTCTCGTTCGATATCGAGGCGGGCGACCGCATTTGCCTTGTGGGCCGTAATGGAGAGGGCAAGAGCACACTTTTGAAGGTGCTGACGGGCGAAATGGAGACGAATTCCGGTGAAATCGTCAAGAAGACGGGACTCAAGGTTTCCCGCATGATTCAGGAAATCCCGGCACATCTCGACGGGACCGTTCGTGACATTGTGATGGGCCGTGTGTCCGTGGTGAGTGGCGGTTCCGTGATTTCGAAAAAGATTCTGGACGATGGCGCCCATAATGCAACTGCCGAGGCGATTCTCGGCAAGACGGGTATCGATGCGGATGCTCCTTATGACAGCTTGAGCGGTGGCCAGAAGCGCCGTGTGCTTTTCGCTCGTGCCGTGGCCGAAGATCCGGATTTGTTGCTGCTTGATGAACCGACAAACCATTTGGACATTCCCGCCATCCAGTGGCTGGAAGGGATTGTGACGCGTCTTTCTTGCGCGGTGATGTTCGTGAGCCATGACCGTGCATTTGTGCGCCGTACGGCAACCCGCATTTTTGAGCTGGACCGTGGGCGTGTGCGCAGCTGGGATTTCCCGTACGACAAATTTGTGCAGTTTAGGGATCAGGCGCTTGCCGAAGAAGAAAAGGCGAATGCACTTTTCGATAAGAAATTGGCCGAAGAAGAAGTTTGGATCCGCAAGGGTATTCAGGCACGTCGCACGCGCAACGAGGGGCGAGTCCGCGCCCTCATCAAGATGCGCGAAGAACGCGCGGCTCGCCGCTCCCGTACGGGCAATGTGAACATGCAGATTACGGAAGCCGACCGTTCCGGGCGCCTCGTTGCGCGCCTCAAGAACGTGAGCTATTCGTATGACGGGAGCCCGCTCATTAGTGACCTCTCGACCGAAATCAGCCGTGGCGACCGCATTGGCATTGTGGGGCCGAATGGCTCCGGCAAGACAACGCTCTTGCGCTTGATTCTTGGCGAACTCCAACCGGAATCGGGTGAAGTCCGCCTGGGCAGTAACCTCCATATTGCCTATTTCGACCAGATGCGTACCCGCCTTCGCGAAGACAAGTCGCTCATCGAAAATATCGGTGACGGTCAGGCTTACATTACGCTGAACGGTGTCAAACGCCATGTGTTAAGTTATTTGCAAGACTTTTTGTTCTCGGCAGATCGCGCTCGCGGCCCAATCAGTGCGCTAAGCGGCGGTGAACGCAACCGCCTTTTGCTCGCATGCCTCTTTAGCCACCCGAGCAACGTCTTGGTGCTTGACGAACCGACGAATGACTTGGACATGGAAACGCTCGACCTTTTGGCAGAACTTTTGGCCGACTATAACGGCACCGTCCTGACGGTCAGTCATGACCGAGCCTTCCTCGATTCCGTGGCTACCGGCATCCTCGCCATCGAAGATGGCGGCCATGTTTTCGAAGCGGTCGGCGGCTATTCCGATTACGAGGCGAACAAGAAGATTCGCGACAAGGAAGCCGCCAACGCCGCCCGCATTGCCGCCGAAAAAGAGGCCGAAAAGCAAGCCCGCTCAAATGCTGGCGCCGGCGCCGCCTCTGCGGCCCCCGCACCCGCCAAAAAGAAAAAGCGCAGCTACAACGAAGAGCGCGAATACGCTGCCCTCCCCGAAAAAATCGAAAAACTCGAAAAAGAAATCGCCGATTTCCAGCTGGAACTTTCCAAACCAGAGGTCTATACGAATGCGACCCTCATTGTGGAACTCCAGAAAAAGATTGCCGATGACGAGGCTTTGCTCGAACAGGCTTACGAGCGGTTCGAGATACTTGACAATTTGGGGTGA
- a CDS encoding NADH-quinone oxidoreductase subunit A: protein MSNVEIFDTTFAMTILVIMALCIPTVLLVANWVLHPGKVKHTIIKGSAYECGLAHVSGTANERYPVKYYMVAMLFLVFDLEVAFIYPWTIQFLAGGWELLFILLGFLLILEAGYIYLLKKGVLDWNSVKD, encoded by the coding sequence ATGAGCAATGTTGAAATATTCGACACAACCTTCGCCATGACGATTCTCGTGATCATGGCTCTCTGCATCCCGACCGTTCTTCTTGTTGCCAACTGGGTGCTTCACCCGGGCAAGGTTAAGCATACCATTATCAAGGGTTCTGCTTATGAATGCGGTTTGGCTCATGTTTCCGGTACCGCAAATGAACGTTATCCGGTGAAATATTACATGGTTGCCATGCTTTTCTTGGTATTTGACCTCGAAGTGGCCTTTATTTATCCTTGGACCATCCAGTTCCTCGCTGGTGGCTGGGAATTGCTGTTCATCCTCCTCGGATTCCTCCTGATTCTCGAAGCAGGTTACATCTACCTCTTGAAGAAGGGCGTCCTGGACTGGAATAGCGTTAAGGATTAG
- a CDS encoding FISUMP domain-containing protein — MKKKIAAIGFVGVVSLLFGCSDDAPSPAAPPIAYNESSSSVVTGASSSSFQQQTPTSSAVNNGGKTIYEHKIIDVPAENVDYPNIVEEKMFCWTPGCEATVVPPSSSSKAAPKSSSQNAITIDTPENKPPVVNGMTMTDARDNKTYQLMQIGGKLWMAQDINYAGVTSECFNEQESNCTSNGRLYTFNSAQKACPTGWRLPNREEAQAALDDATVPWSYSGRCKDGDCNFMGQMGFHWTSATPQDGDKNFEDNKGDSYTVIIVEKDPDYAGEKERLFFQVDSKTKRFSVRCVQE; from the coding sequence ATGAAGAAAAAAATTGCTGCCATTGGTTTTGTAGGGGTTGTTTCTTTATTGTTTGGTTGTTCTGATGACGCACCGAGCCCGGCTGCGCCACCTATAGCTTATAATGAATCTTCGTCATCCGTTGTTACGGGAGCATCCTCCAGCTCCTTCCAACAGCAGACGCCAACGTCTTCTGCTGTAAACAATGGTGGAAAAACCATCTATGAGCACAAGATTATAGACGTTCCGGCGGAAAACGTCGATTATCCGAACATCGTCGAAGAAAAGATGTTCTGCTGGACACCTGGTTGCGAAGCAACCGTGGTGCCGCCGTCATCTTCGTCTAAGGCCGCTCCGAAGTCGTCTTCGCAAAACGCGATCACCATCGATACGCCCGAAAACAAGCCGCCTGTCGTTAACGGCATGACAATGACCGACGCCCGCGACAACAAGACGTACCAGCTTATGCAGATTGGCGGAAAGCTCTGGATGGCACAAGACATCAACTATGCCGGTGTCACGAGCGAATGTTTCAACGAACAAGAATCTAATTGCACTTCTAACGGCCGACTCTACACCTTCAACTCGGCACAAAAGGCATGCCCGACAGGTTGGAGACTCCCGAACCGCGAAGAAGCTCAAGCTGCGCTTGACGATGCAACCGTCCCATGGAGCTACAGCGGCCGCTGCAAGGATGGCGACTGCAATTTTATGGGCCAGATGGGCTTCCACTGGACATCTGCAACACCGCAGGACGGCGACAAGAATTTCGAAGATAACAAGGGTGATTCCTACACTGTTATCATTGTAGAAAAAGACCCCGATTACGCAGGCGAAAAAGAACGCCTGTTCTTCCAGGTAGACTCGAAAACAAAGCGCTTTAGCGTCCGCTGCGTCCAAGAGTAA
- a CDS encoding TrkH family potassium uptake protein: protein MLRSKYQMFADSLSENVFKTKTQANPIMLVVLAYLLLIVIGTALLSLPQAASRPISLIEAFFTAMSAVCVTGLSVVDIPSTFTHTGLWIIVVLMQFGGLGIMTASTTLILLAGMHPGFSHQSVFLSEFTQEGNIDAGRILRAIIPFTFGLELIGGTVYFTQFESMEMYDRVFCSIFQAVSSFCGVGFTLFPDSLVSFQYNPIMNITTCILVLAGGFGFLAIAELRYLFDFKHKEVRRLSLHTRIATYGTFIVIGVSILVFAFTEHNNLFSGHTFSENAQSVLFMTFSSRTAGLNSVNIPDLTQASLFFFIIIMFIGANPGSCGGGIKITTAAVIGLLGFNRLLGREKTQVMGRTIPNSTIDKAIRIFVVAIVVIGTATLILLNTEIPSGSRYAADSGPFLKILFEVVSAYATCGLSMGLTEELSTVGKIVICIVMFIGRMGPLFLISAVAGKLQDTAYYAEEDIMVG, encoded by the coding sequence ATGCTACGTTCAAAGTACCAAATGTTCGCAGACTCCCTGTCCGAGAACGTTTTCAAGACGAAGACCCAGGCCAACCCCATCATGTTGGTGGTCCTCGCCTACCTTCTGCTCATTGTCATTGGCACGGCGCTACTCAGCCTTCCGCAAGCGGCAAGCCGCCCGATCAGTTTAATCGAAGCCTTTTTTACGGCCATGTCTGCCGTCTGCGTCACAGGACTTTCTGTTGTCGATATTCCTTCCACGTTTACGCACACCGGACTTTGGATCATAGTCGTATTGATGCAGTTCGGCGGTCTCGGCATCATGACCGCATCTACAACGCTTATCCTGCTTGCCGGCATGCATCCGGGATTTAGCCACCAGTCCGTATTCCTCTCCGAATTTACGCAAGAAGGTAACATCGATGCAGGCCGCATCCTCAGGGCAATTATCCCCTTTACGTTTGGGCTAGAACTGATTGGCGGCACAGTCTACTTCACGCAGTTCGAATCCATGGAAATGTACGACCGCGTCTTCTGCTCGATTTTCCAAGCCGTCAGTTCGTTCTGCGGTGTGGGCTTCACGCTATTCCCCGACTCGCTCGTGAGCTTCCAATACAATCCCATCATGAACATCACCACCTGCATCCTCGTACTCGCAGGCGGATTCGGATTTTTGGCCATTGCAGAACTGCGCTACCTTTTCGACTTCAAGCACAAGGAAGTCCGCCGCCTCTCGTTACACACGCGCATTGCCACTTACGGAACATTCATCGTCATTGGCGTAAGTATCCTCGTCTTTGCATTTACCGAACACAACAACCTCTTTAGCGGCCACACCTTTAGCGAAAACGCGCAGTCCGTCCTTTTCATGACATTCTCAAGCCGCACGGCTGGGCTCAATTCCGTCAATATTCCCGACCTCACGCAAGCATCGCTATTCTTCTTTATCATCATCATGTTCATCGGCGCAAACCCCGGTAGCTGCGGTGGCGGCATCAAGATTACTACGGCAGCGGTCATCGGGCTCCTCGGATTCAATAGGCTCCTTGGCAGGGAAAAGACTCAAGTAATGGGTCGTACCATTCCGAACAGCACCATCGACAAGGCCATTCGAATTTTCGTCGTCGCCATCGTCGTGATCGGAACAGCCACGCTCATTCTCCTCAACACCGAAATTCCATCAGGTTCAAGATACGCCGCCGACAGCGGGCCATTCCTCAAGATTCTTTTTGAAGTCGTGAGCGCCTATGCCACATGCGGACTTTCGATGGGACTTACCGAAGAACTCTCCACGGTCGGAAAAATCGTCATTTGCATTGTCATGTTCATTGGCCGTATGGGTCCCTTGTTCCTCATTTCCGCAGTTGCAGGCAAGCTCCAGGACACCGCCTATTACGCCGAAGAAGATATAATGGTCGGCTAG
- a CDS encoding TrkA family potassium uptake protein: MASRQFVIIGLGNSANYLARHLTSLGHDIMVIDSHPEKIQDISSMVSQAVVADGTRKKQLASIPSLTKADSVIVCIGDNLEASLLTILNLKELGVKHIIAKSSSAAHTSILEKLGVTDIFHPERDAAISLAERLNRPNMVDFLPFMEGYSIVELVCPKQFIGKTLKTLSLTHKYGVQVIAIRDPQEPTPKIGNIADVILQEDDVLFLIGPNEALDKLKD, from the coding sequence ATGGCTTCTAGACAATTCGTTATTATCGGTCTTGGAAATTCAGCAAACTACCTTGCACGTCATTTGACCTCGCTCGGTCATGACATCATGGTCATTGACTCGCATCCTGAAAAAATCCAGGACATATCAAGCATGGTCTCGCAAGCCGTAGTTGCTGACGGCACCCGCAAAAAGCAGCTCGCCTCCATCCCGTCCTTGACAAAGGCCGATAGCGTTATTGTCTGCATCGGCGACAATCTGGAAGCTTCGCTCCTCACTATCCTCAACTTGAAGGAACTCGGAGTCAAGCACATCATCGCAAAGTCAAGCAGTGCCGCCCACACGAGCATCTTGGAAAAGCTCGGCGTCACGGACATTTTCCATCCGGAACGCGATGCAGCCATCAGCCTTGCCGAACGATTGAACCGCCCGAACATGGTCGACTTCCTCCCGTTCATGGAAGGCTACTCCATCGTGGAACTTGTCTGTCCCAAGCAATTTATCGGAAAAACATTGAAGACGCTGTCTCTTACGCACAAATACGGAGTACAAGTCATTGCTATCCGTGACCCGCAAGAGCCCACGCCTAAAATCGGTAACATTGCAGACGTCATCTTGCAAGAAGACGACGTATTGTTCCTCATCGGACCGAACGAAGCGCTCGATAAACTTAAAGATTAG
- a CDS encoding Fur family transcriptional regulator: MQETANILKDHGIRPSLQRVCVYRYLRGVKSHPTVDEIYSALLPEYPSLSRTTVYNTLELLITNDLAISLDFGDGFLRYDADCTPHSHFKCKGCGKVFDVMLPPPDCSQMIPAGFTLMGTSLYMFGLCDKCACKVAD; encoded by the coding sequence ATGCAAGAAACGGCAAACATACTCAAAGATCATGGCATCAGGCCTTCGTTGCAGAGAGTCTGTGTCTATCGCTATTTGCGGGGTGTCAAGTCTCACCCGACTGTCGATGAAATTTATTCGGCACTGTTGCCGGAATACCCGTCGCTTTCTCGTACGACGGTCTACAATACACTTGAGCTGTTGATAACAAACGATTTGGCGATTTCGCTGGACTTTGGCGATGGCTTTTTGCGTTACGATGCGGATTGCACGCCGCATAGCCATTTCAAGTGCAAAGGGTGCGGCAAAGTATTTGACGTGATGCTTCCGCCGCCGGATTGCTCACAAATGATTCCCGCGGGATTTACCTTGATGGGAACTTCACTTTATATGTTCGGGCTTTGCGACAAGTGCGCGTGTAAAGTCGCGGACTAA
- a CDS encoding NADH peroxidase, with product MKVWVCKVCGYVHMGPEAPEECPQCHAPKSKFFEKVEQPAAGKIVWADEHKVGVAQGLDAEVVQGLRENFAGECTEVGMYLAMSRQADREGFPEVAEAYKRIAFEEAEHAAKFAELLGEVVYADTKKNLELRVAAEAGATEGKLALAKRAKELGYDAIHDTVHEMCKDEARHGSAFQGLLGRYFK from the coding sequence ATGAAGGTCTGGGTTTGCAAAGTTTGCGGTTATGTCCACATGGGTCCGGAAGCACCGGAAGAATGCCCGCAGTGCCACGCTCCGAAGAGCAAGTTCTTCGAAAAGGTCGAACAGCCGGCAGCCGGCAAGATTGTCTGGGCTGACGAGCACAAGGTCGGTGTCGCTCAGGGCTTGGATGCCGAAGTGGTGCAGGGGCTCCGTGAGAACTTTGCGGGTGAATGTACCGAAGTGGGTATGTACCTTGCCATGAGCCGCCAGGCGGACCGCGAAGGATTCCCGGAAGTTGCCGAAGCTTATAAGCGTATCGCTTTCGAAGAAGCCGAACATGCTGCCAAGTTTGCTGAACTCTTGGGCGAAGTCGTTTACGCCGATACCAAGAAGAACTTGGAACTCCGTGTTGCTGCCGAAGCTGGCGCTACCGAAGGCAAGCTCGCTCTTGCTAAGCGTGCCAAGGAACTCGGTTACGATGCAATCCACGACACTGTTCATGAAATGTGCAAGGACGAAGCACGCCATGGTTCTGCATTCCAGGGCTTGCTGGGTCGTTACTTCAAGTAG
- the aroC gene encoding chorismate synthase, with product MSSTFGKIFSVTTWGESHGPAVGAVLDGCPAGLPITEEMIQAELNRRRPGQGKVTTARNEKDQVKILSGVFEGKTTGTPISFVVFNEDQHSNDYADIAKWYRPGHADLCYDLKYGFRDYRGGGRSSARETIGRVAAGAVAKAFLKTVAGTEFLSWVASVGNVDCAMPNLETLTLDQIEASPVRCPDETASKKMEEAILEAKSNGDSIGGTVSLFVKNVPVALGEPVFDRLDALLAQAMLSIPACKGFEIGSGFAAARMHGSEHNDEIYVDGNTYRTRTNNAGGSLGGISNGEPIYCRMAFKPTATISQLQKTAGRGLENGELAAKGRHDPCVAVRAPVIVESMAALVLADLYLQQKRNCL from the coding sequence ATGTCAAGCACATTTGGAAAGATATTTTCTGTCACAACATGGGGTGAATCCCATGGTCCCGCCGTTGGAGCCGTCCTCGATGGATGCCCCGCCGGCCTCCCGATCACCGAAGAAATGATTCAGGCCGAACTGAACCGCAGGCGCCCGGGTCAGGGCAAGGTCACGACCGCCCGTAACGAAAAGGACCAGGTAAAGATTCTTTCCGGTGTTTTTGAAGGAAAAACGACAGGAACCCCCATTTCTTTCGTCGTTTTCAACGAAGACCAGCACAGTAACGACTATGCCGACATTGCCAAGTGGTACAGACCGGGGCATGCCGACCTCTGCTATGACCTTAAATACGGATTCCGCGATTACCGCGGCGGCGGCAGAAGTTCTGCCCGCGAGACCATCGGTCGCGTAGCCGCAGGCGCCGTCGCGAAAGCATTTTTGAAGACGGTCGCAGGTACAGAATTTCTCTCGTGGGTCGCTTCTGTCGGCAATGTCGATTGCGCCATGCCGAATCTGGAAACCCTTACGCTTGACCAAATTGAAGCATCCCCCGTCCGCTGCCCGGACGAAACAGCCAGCAAAAAGATGGAAGAAGCCATCCTTGAGGCGAAGTCCAACGGCGACAGCATCGGCGGAACAGTCTCGCTTTTCGTAAAAAACGTCCCGGTAGCCCTCGGCGAACCGGTATTCGACAGGCTCGACGCACTTCTGGCCCAAGCGATGCTCTCTATCCCGGCATGCAAGGGATTCGAAATCGGTAGCGGCTTTGCAGCAGCCCGCATGCACGGCAGTGAACACAACGACGAGATTTATGTTGACGGCAACACCTACCGCACGCGTACAAACAACGCGGGCGGTAGCCTTGGTGGCATTTCGAATGGCGAACCCATCTATTGCCGCATGGCGTTCAAGCCGACAGCCACCATTTCGCAATTGCAAAAGACCGCCGGCCGAGGTCTCGAAAACGGAGAACTTGCCGCCAAGGGAAGGCACGATCCTTGTGTTGCCGTCCGCGCTCCGGTGATTGTGGAAAGCATGGCAGCTCTCGTGCTTGCAGATCTTTACTTGCAGCAGAAACGCAATTGCCTTTAA
- a CDS encoding tetraacyldisaccharide 4'-kinase has translation MKHITKSFRLVASAFYRIAYKLHHKLFLRPQPQLRVPVFIVGSYLAGGAGKTPFTIWLAKHFQEQGKKIAILCHSAAWDEFIMIERKFQSAKSTQIKVFATKNRYKTAKEIQDKFDIILCDDGFEDSRFTGAHRICLDWQEPPQSIASLLPSGPFRSLKQDHDETEIIHLDCVGNNGHCVNSPAINFSIESITNFAAGKPLTATAICGLGNPKRFVEDIRTFGINVEKAIVRRDHDKRFHQIVQAELAQDKNIVISQKDACRLQQSLLAHPKLHTAIQKITVSDNILKKLL, from the coding sequence ATGAAACACATAACGAAGTCTTTCCGCCTTGTCGCATCCGCATTTTACCGAATTGCGTACAAACTGCACCACAAGCTCTTTTTGCGCCCTCAACCGCAACTACGCGTTCCCGTTTTCATTGTCGGGAGCTATTTAGCAGGGGGTGCCGGCAAGACGCCTTTTACCATCTGGCTTGCAAAACATTTTCAAGAACAAGGTAAGAAAATTGCTATCCTATGTCACAGCGCCGCATGGGATGAATTTATCATGATTGAGCGGAAATTTCAATCCGCCAAATCTACACAAATAAAAGTATTCGCGACCAAAAATCGCTACAAGACAGCCAAAGAAATTCAAGACAAATTCGACATTATCCTCTGCGACGACGGATTCGAAGATTCGCGCTTTACAGGCGCCCACCGCATTTGCCTTGACTGGCAGGAACCGCCGCAATCCATAGCAAGCCTTTTGCCGAGCGGCCCGTTCCGCAGTTTAAAGCAGGACCACGACGAAACCGAAATCATCCATCTTGATTGCGTAGGCAACAACGGACATTGCGTCAATTCGCCCGCCATCAATTTTTCCATCGAGTCCATCACAAACTTTGCAGCGGGCAAACCGCTTACCGCTACAGCCATTTGCGGGCTCGGCAATCCCAAGCGATTCGTCGAAGACATCCGTACATTCGGAATAAATGTCGAAAAAGCAATCGTCCGCCGCGATCACGACAAACGATTCCATCAAATCGTCCAAGCGGAACTTGCGCAAGACAAAAACATCGTCATTTCGCAAAAAGATGCGTGCCGTTTGCAGCAGTCGCTCCTCGCCCATCCAAAGCTCCACACCGCTATACAAAAAATAACAGTCTCCGACAACATCCTAAAAAAATTGCTCTAG
- a CDS encoding FISUMP domain-containing protein, which translates to MNKSTIGRFWFNGMFAVISASTFFACDSSSSSVSDPGDGITINPLEVETGSITDNRDGETYRIVTIGEQTWMAENLKYNYSDTDASSYCYKDKDSNCDKYGRLYTWSEDMARNICPSGWHLPDNEDWKTLINSTGGVDYAGRKLKAKSTWNSDGNGSDAYSFTALAAGFRDTSKNYSQQGLNASFWSATRYDGTDVLYWSLNADNSLVIRDAGNRNNAFSVRCIKGSKTFYYSSMRSSSSSAKSSSSVRSSSSAKSSSSARSSSSVRSSSSAKSSSSSTPSSSSAISSSSVQSSSSATSNSSNYKYDPAKVIHGTITDSRDGQEYKTVTIGNQTWMAENLRYEIPRDAADTVDVFCPQDPDTLALVGCYYTWRAAIKACPNGWVLPSQSNWKTLINQISWTAPWGILETICNTESLIYNSIQGNDVYGLNITPSGSCNPDTKKISINGTAKYWTSSFLDEFFCGDAVLSFINDNLKTDIFTNHSAFQSVRCLKR; encoded by the coding sequence ATGAACAAAAGTACTATCGGCAGATTTTGGTTTAATGGGATGTTTGCCGTTATTTCGGCAAGTACATTTTTTGCATGCGATTCATCTAGTTCAAGCGTTTCAGATCCAGGAGATGGCATTACCATAAACCCCTTGGAAGTCGAAACGGGTTCAATCACCGACAACCGTGATGGGGAGACATATAGAATCGTCACCATCGGTGAACAAACTTGGATGGCCGAAAACCTCAAGTACAATTACAGCGACACAGACGCAAGTAGCTATTGCTATAAAGACAAAGACAGCAACTGCGACAAGTACGGCAGATTGTACACTTGGTCCGAAGACATGGCTCGCAACATCTGCCCTTCGGGCTGGCACCTCCCCGACAACGAAGATTGGAAAACCTTAATCAACTCCACAGGCGGAGTTGATTACGCAGGTCGCAAACTCAAAGCAAAATCCACGTGGAATAGCGACGGCAACGGTTCCGACGCTTACAGCTTTACAGCACTAGCCGCAGGTTTCCGCGACACCTCCAAAAATTACAGCCAACAAGGACTCAATGCTTCGTTCTGGTCCGCAACTCGGTATGACGGCACCGACGTACTTTACTGGAGCCTTAACGCCGACAACAGCCTCGTCATCCGTGATGCCGGCAATCGCAACAACGCGTTTTCTGTTCGATGCATCAAAGGCAGCAAGACATTCTATTACAGTTCCATGCGCTCTAGCAGTTCCAGCGCGAAAAGTAGCTCTAGTGTCAGGAGTAGTTCGAGCGCAAAAAGCAGCTCCAGCGCAAGAAGCAGTTCCAGTGTCCGAAGCAGTTCGAGCGCAAAAAGCAGTAGTTCTAGCACACCAAGTAGTTCCAGTGCAATCAGTAGCTCTAGCGTTCAAAGCAGTTCAAGCGCTACTTCAAACAGCTCCAATTACAAGTACGACCCCGCCAAAGTCATTCACGGGACCATAACAGATTCCCGTGACGGACAAGAATACAAGACCGTCACCATCGGCAATCAAACTTGGATGGCTGAAAACTTAAGATACGAGATTCCTAGGGATGCCGCAGATACTGTCGATGTCTTTTGTCCTCAAGATCCTGACACTCTCGCACTCGTAGGCTGTTATTACACTTGGAGAGCCGCAATAAAAGCCTGTCCTAACGGTTGGGTATTACCAAGTCAAAGCAATTGGAAAACATTGATCAATCAAATTTCTTGGACTGCTCCATGGGGCATCCTCGAAACTATATGCAACACCGAATCCTTGATATACAATTCGATTCAAGGGAATGATGTGTACGGCCTCAACATCACACCGTCTGGATCATGCAATCCCGATACAAAAAAAATCAGTATTAACGGAACTGCCAAATACTGGACATCATCATTCCTAGATGAATTTTTCTGTGGGGACGCTGTACTTTCATTTATAAATGACAACTTAAAAACAGATATATTCACCAATCATTCGGCCTTCCAATCCGTTCGTTGCCTAAAGAGGTAA